In Bufo gargarizans isolate SCDJY-AF-19 chromosome 6, ASM1485885v1, whole genome shotgun sequence, a single genomic region encodes these proteins:
- the VWA2 gene encoding von Willebrand factor A domain-containing protein 2 isoform X2, translated as MFCSAPLDVLILLDGSNSVGKGSFERSKHFAVKLCDALDISAERVRVGVIQYSTTPQVELRLDSGFAKGDVKEKIKSVAFKGGSTETGLALKYILRKGFPGGRDSSVPKMLILLSDGKSQGQPTVPALQLKQQGVEVFAVGVKFPRWAELHSLASHPAAQHVFFAEHVNDAVNGLCSALSNTSVCSAVPAGCTIHSFPCERKTLETVKELTGNYMCWRGAAGPSRVYAGHCPFYSWKRFFSRLEAQCSRAVCPDPCDSQPCKNGGTCIPDDTDKYHCLCPAGFAGDSECAPNLSLECYIDLLFLVDSSSSLESFLQHRSFVKRFLQAAVSDDSPVNVGVAQYSDQVQMVVKINEYENVAELLRYVEGMRFMGGGIHTGKALRHVTQHGFKSTPTFSDIRDDLPRVVVLLTGSTSKDSVKEPAQYARDHEVFIIGVASDATKEEMTEIVGNPQDVIGYSNPQHLFNQLPQLQKKICSVDIQGCQAQPLDLVFVLDASSSVGQENFLRVLNFMTMVALQFDVNRDVTQVGLVTYGAQPLTVFGLDVHETSSSLLHAINRAQYRGGPPNTRGALLHVYSEVMTVQKGARPGVKKAVVLVTDGRGSEDAAVSAQRLRDNGISIFTVGIGKIHRNLLLRIAGSDQYLTHVPSHDALSQYEDALIQRVCEEAKTKVNLCLPSPCVNGGLCILGDGSYRCECDGWDGPHCETRILRGDVQWPLGLQSKNQRQRHSSASQRRLRRHNLSA; from the exons ATGTTCTGTTCGGCGCCCCTGGACGTCCTCATTCTCCTCGATGGTTCCAATAGTGTTGGGAAGGGCAGTTTTGAGAGGTCCAAGCACTTTGCAGTAAAGCTCTGTGACGCTTTAGACATTAGCGCTGAGCGG GTAAGAGTGGGGGTCATTCAGTACAGCACCACTCCGCAGGTTGAGCTCCGGCTAGATTCGGGATTTGCTAAAGGAGACGTCAAAGAGAAGATCAAGTCGGTGGCGTTTAA AGGGGGCAGCACTGAGACCGGCCTGGCCCTAAAATATATTTTGCGGAAAGGTTTTCCGGGTGGTCGAGACTCTTCTGTCCCCAAGATGTTGATCCTTCTCTCTGATGGCAAGTCCCAGGGGCAGCCGACGGTCCCAGCTCTGCAGCTCAAGCAGCAGGGGGTCGAGGTGTTTGCAGTCGGTGTAAAGTTTCCAAG ATGGGCGGAGCTTCATTCCCTCGCCAGTCATCCGGCCGCACAAcacgtattttttgctgaacatgTGAATGACGCTGTCAATGGTCTGTGCAGCGCTCTGAGTAACACGTCGGTATGCAGCGCGGTCCCAGCAG GTTGCACAATCCATTCCTTCCCATGTGAGCGGAAAACCCTGGAAACCGTGAAGGAACTGACGGGGAACTACATGTGCTGGAGAGGAGCCGCCGGCCCCAGTCGTGTGTACGCAGGACACTGTCCCTTCTACAG ctggaaaCGTTTCTTCAGCCGCCTCGAGGCTCAGTGCTCCCGGGCAGTCTGTCCAG ATCCCTGTGACTCTCAGCCGTGCAAGAACGGAGGCACCTGCATCCCCGACGACACGGACAAGTATCACTGCTTGTGTCCTGCTGGATTCGCGGGTGACTCTGAGTGCG CTCCTAACTTGAGCCTTGAATGCTACATAGACCTGCTCTTCCTGGTGGACAGCTCTTCGTCCCTGGAGAGCTTCCTGCAGCACCGATCCTTCGTGAAGCGCTTCCTGCAGGCCGCTGTGTCGGACGACTCTCCGGTCAATGTCGGCGTGGCCCAGTACAGCGACCAGGTGCAGATGGTGGTGAAGATCAATGAGTACGAGAACGTGGCGGAGCTGCTCAGATACGTGGAGGGCATGAGGTTTATGGGCGGTGGCATCCACACGGGTAAAGCCCTGCGGCATGTCACTCAGCACGGATTCAAGAGCACCCCGACCTTCTCTGACATCCGCGACGACCTCCCGCGGGTTGTGGTCTTATTGACGGGATCCACGTCTAAGGACTCCGTGAAGGAACCCGCCCAGTATGCCCGCGACCATGAGGTGTTTATTATCGGAGTAGCAAGCGACGCCACCAAAGAGGAGATGACGGAGATTGTAGGGAACCCCCAAGATGTGATTGGATACTCCAACCCCCAACATCTATTCAACCAGCTGCCCCAGCTCCAGAAGAAAATCTGCAGCGTCGACATCCAGG GTTGTCAGGCCCAGCCCCTGGACCTCGTCTTCGTCTTGGACGCCTCCTCCAGTGTCGGACAGGAGAACTTTCTCCGGGTGCTGAACTTCATGACCATGGTGGCCCTACAGTTTGACGTTAACCGCGATGTCACCCAGGTGGGGCTGGTCACGTACGGCGCTCAGCCGCTGACGGTATTTGGGCTGGACGTCCATGAGACGAGTTCTAGCCTCCTCCATGCCATTAACCGGGCGCAGTACCGGGGAGGACCACCGAACACACGAGGCGCCCTCCTCCATGTCTACAGTGAGGTGATGACCGTTCAGAAAGGGGCACGTCCTGGGGTGAAGAAGGCGGTGGTGCTGGTCACCGACGGGCGCGGCTCCGAGGACGCTGCCGTCTCCGCCCAGAGGCTGCGGGATAATGGGATCTCCATCTTCACTGTCGGAATTGGGAAAATCCATAGGAACTTGCTGCTGCGCATTGCGGGATCCGACCAGTACCTCACCCACGTCCCATCCCATGACGCCCTCAGTCAGTACGAAGACGCCCTCATCCAGAGGGTGTGTGAAG AGGCGAAGACGAAGGTGAACCTGTGTTTGCCGAGTCCCTGTGTGAACGGGGGGCTGTGCATCCTGGGAGACGGCAGCTACCGCTGTGAGTGCGATGGATGGGACGGGCCGCACTGCGAGACAC GAATCCTTCGAGGAGACGTCCAGTGGCCACTGGGATTACAGAGTAAAAACCAGAGGCAGCGGCACTCATCCGCATCGCAGAGACGGCTCAGGCGCCATAACCTCAGCGCATAG
- the VWA2 gene encoding von Willebrand factor A domain-containing protein 2 isoform X1, with amino-acid sequence MMLRGSGFVLLFYVFPGLAVQQLHVNPQITAKIAAAAARMFCSAPLDVLILLDGSNSVGKGSFERSKHFAVKLCDALDISAERVRVGVIQYSTTPQVELRLDSGFAKGDVKEKIKSVAFKGGSTETGLALKYILRKGFPGGRDSSVPKMLILLSDGKSQGQPTVPALQLKQQGVEVFAVGVKFPRWAELHSLASHPAAQHVFFAEHVNDAVNGLCSALSNTSVCSAVPAGCTIHSFPCERKTLETVKELTGNYMCWRGAAGPSRVYAGHCPFYSWKRFFSRLEAQCSRAVCPDPCDSQPCKNGGTCIPDDTDKYHCLCPAGFAGDSECAPNLSLECYIDLLFLVDSSSSLESFLQHRSFVKRFLQAAVSDDSPVNVGVAQYSDQVQMVVKINEYENVAELLRYVEGMRFMGGGIHTGKALRHVTQHGFKSTPTFSDIRDDLPRVVVLLTGSTSKDSVKEPAQYARDHEVFIIGVASDATKEEMTEIVGNPQDVIGYSNPQHLFNQLPQLQKKICSVDIQGCQAQPLDLVFVLDASSSVGQENFLRVLNFMTMVALQFDVNRDVTQVGLVTYGAQPLTVFGLDVHETSSSLLHAINRAQYRGGPPNTRGALLHVYSEVMTVQKGARPGVKKAVVLVTDGRGSEDAAVSAQRLRDNGISIFTVGIGKIHRNLLLRIAGSDQYLTHVPSHDALSQYEDALIQRVCEEAKTKVNLCLPSPCVNGGLCILGDGSYRCECDGWDGPHCETRILRGDVQWPLGLQSKNQRQRHSSASQRRLRRHNLSA; translated from the exons ATGATGCTCCGGGGAAGCGGCTTTGTTCTCCTCTTCTACG TATTTCCAGGTCTCGCTGTCCAGCAGCTCCACGTCAACCCACAGATTACTGCCAAgatcgccgccgccgccgcca GGATGTTCTGTTCGGCGCCCCTGGACGTCCTCATTCTCCTCGATGGTTCCAATAGTGTTGGGAAGGGCAGTTTTGAGAGGTCCAAGCACTTTGCAGTAAAGCTCTGTGACGCTTTAGACATTAGCGCTGAGCGG GTAAGAGTGGGGGTCATTCAGTACAGCACCACTCCGCAGGTTGAGCTCCGGCTAGATTCGGGATTTGCTAAAGGAGACGTCAAAGAGAAGATCAAGTCGGTGGCGTTTAA AGGGGGCAGCACTGAGACCGGCCTGGCCCTAAAATATATTTTGCGGAAAGGTTTTCCGGGTGGTCGAGACTCTTCTGTCCCCAAGATGTTGATCCTTCTCTCTGATGGCAAGTCCCAGGGGCAGCCGACGGTCCCAGCTCTGCAGCTCAAGCAGCAGGGGGTCGAGGTGTTTGCAGTCGGTGTAAAGTTTCCAAG ATGGGCGGAGCTTCATTCCCTCGCCAGTCATCCGGCCGCACAAcacgtattttttgctgaacatgTGAATGACGCTGTCAATGGTCTGTGCAGCGCTCTGAGTAACACGTCGGTATGCAGCGCGGTCCCAGCAG GTTGCACAATCCATTCCTTCCCATGTGAGCGGAAAACCCTGGAAACCGTGAAGGAACTGACGGGGAACTACATGTGCTGGAGAGGAGCCGCCGGCCCCAGTCGTGTGTACGCAGGACACTGTCCCTTCTACAG ctggaaaCGTTTCTTCAGCCGCCTCGAGGCTCAGTGCTCCCGGGCAGTCTGTCCAG ATCCCTGTGACTCTCAGCCGTGCAAGAACGGAGGCACCTGCATCCCCGACGACACGGACAAGTATCACTGCTTGTGTCCTGCTGGATTCGCGGGTGACTCTGAGTGCG CTCCTAACTTGAGCCTTGAATGCTACATAGACCTGCTCTTCCTGGTGGACAGCTCTTCGTCCCTGGAGAGCTTCCTGCAGCACCGATCCTTCGTGAAGCGCTTCCTGCAGGCCGCTGTGTCGGACGACTCTCCGGTCAATGTCGGCGTGGCCCAGTACAGCGACCAGGTGCAGATGGTGGTGAAGATCAATGAGTACGAGAACGTGGCGGAGCTGCTCAGATACGTGGAGGGCATGAGGTTTATGGGCGGTGGCATCCACACGGGTAAAGCCCTGCGGCATGTCACTCAGCACGGATTCAAGAGCACCCCGACCTTCTCTGACATCCGCGACGACCTCCCGCGGGTTGTGGTCTTATTGACGGGATCCACGTCTAAGGACTCCGTGAAGGAACCCGCCCAGTATGCCCGCGACCATGAGGTGTTTATTATCGGAGTAGCAAGCGACGCCACCAAAGAGGAGATGACGGAGATTGTAGGGAACCCCCAAGATGTGATTGGATACTCCAACCCCCAACATCTATTCAACCAGCTGCCCCAGCTCCAGAAGAAAATCTGCAGCGTCGACATCCAGG GTTGTCAGGCCCAGCCCCTGGACCTCGTCTTCGTCTTGGACGCCTCCTCCAGTGTCGGACAGGAGAACTTTCTCCGGGTGCTGAACTTCATGACCATGGTGGCCCTACAGTTTGACGTTAACCGCGATGTCACCCAGGTGGGGCTGGTCACGTACGGCGCTCAGCCGCTGACGGTATTTGGGCTGGACGTCCATGAGACGAGTTCTAGCCTCCTCCATGCCATTAACCGGGCGCAGTACCGGGGAGGACCACCGAACACACGAGGCGCCCTCCTCCATGTCTACAGTGAGGTGATGACCGTTCAGAAAGGGGCACGTCCTGGGGTGAAGAAGGCGGTGGTGCTGGTCACCGACGGGCGCGGCTCCGAGGACGCTGCCGTCTCCGCCCAGAGGCTGCGGGATAATGGGATCTCCATCTTCACTGTCGGAATTGGGAAAATCCATAGGAACTTGCTGCTGCGCATTGCGGGATCCGACCAGTACCTCACCCACGTCCCATCCCATGACGCCCTCAGTCAGTACGAAGACGCCCTCATCCAGAGGGTGTGTGAAG AGGCGAAGACGAAGGTGAACCTGTGTTTGCCGAGTCCCTGTGTGAACGGGGGGCTGTGCATCCTGGGAGACGGCAGCTACCGCTGTGAGTGCGATGGATGGGACGGGCCGCACTGCGAGACAC GAATCCTTCGAGGAGACGTCCAGTGGCCACTGGGATTACAGAGTAAAAACCAGAGGCAGCGGCACTCATCCGCATCGCAGAGACGGCTCAGGCGCCATAACCTCAGCGCATAG